ACCACGACTGGTACGCTGTAGAAGCTCTGCGGAAGGTGTTCCCTCAAGGAGTTACGGTCATTCGGGACATGATGCCCCGGGACTTTGGGGAGCTTGAGGTGACGATTTTCCCAATCCCGTACATACCCATTTCCCGGTTCCTGGGGGATCATCCAGGGGAGAGGGTTCAGGAACAGGCTAAAAGGCATCTCTTGCAGACCATGCAGAGGTGGGTAGCATCCTTCAATCCCCGCCACTTCCACATTCTCCTTGGGCACCTGACGGTGGAAGAGCTCGCTTTCTACGCGGAGGCTAACGCTTCTCGGGAAGTGTTTATCAAAAGGGCCGATTTCCCTCATGGTTTCTCCTACGGTGCTTTGGGGCATCTCCATGGCTATACCCTTCTTGAGAGTCCCTTTACCCTCTGTTACCCTTCGTCCCTTGTCCCGGACAATTTCAGGAATCCTGGGGATAAGGGTGGCTTTGTCCTTGCTGAACTTGTTCCCGGTGAGCAGCCGAGGGTGCATCCGGTATTCCTCGAGACCTCATCCCTTTTGAGCATCGATCTTGAGCGGCCCCTTGGAGTTTCGGAAGTTCGTCGTCTCGTGGAAGAAAAGCTCCGCAACAGCCGGCGCAACTACGTTCGTCTCCGGGTTCGGGGGGAAATTCTCTCCCCGGAGTGGATGGCCGAGCTCAAGCGTCTTCGGGGTGAGCGCTTCGAAATCGTGGTGATTGAAGCCATTTGGGAGGAAGAGGAAAAGAGCGCAGTAGAGGCATCGGTTGATGTTGCGGCTTTGCCGGAGCTCTTTGCCCGTTTTGC
This Candidatus Caldatribacterium sp. DNA region includes the following protein-coding sequences:
- a CDS encoding exonuclease SbcCD subunit D, producing the protein MRPLKILHTADWHLGLVSWRSYREVDRFEEQKECLERLLRVAQEEKVDLILHAGDLFHQYYHPPKEAIQLAAEAIAELSRIAPFVWIIGNHDWYAVEALRKVFPQGVTVIRDMMPRDFGELEVTIFPIPYIPISRFLGDHPGERVQEQAKRHLLQTMQRWVASFNPRHFHILLGHLTVEELAFYAEANASREVFIKRADFPHGFSYGALGHLHGYTLLESPFTLCYPSSLVPDNFRNPGDKGGFVLAELVPGEQPRVHPVFLETSSLLSIDLERPLGVSEVRRLVEEKLRNSRRNYVRLRVRGEILSPEWMAELKRLRGERFEIVVIEAIWEEEEKSAVEASVDVAALPELFARFAEEENLSREVVELFEAYYHRVLEGEEQ